In Desulfofundulus kuznetsovii DSM 6115, the following are encoded in one genomic region:
- the thiM gene encoding hydroxyethylthiazole kinase: MNWGERVAAVRQKVLKERPLIHHITNLVVTNLTANVTLAVGASPVMAYAREEVADMARLARAVVLNMGTLTAEEVEAMLLAGQAANAAGIPVIFDPVGAGATPFRTATAQMIIRELRIDILRGNASEIAAVSGFGGQTKGVDAGEVSVPVSQMARRVARDSGAVVVVTGATDYISDGERLIAVDNGHAMLTTVTGTGCSATSVIAAFRAVEADGVTAGAAALAYYGLAAEHAAATGRGPASFQAALLDALYNLEGEELARGVKIREL; this comes from the coding sequence ATGAACTGGGGAGAACGGGTAGCTGCCGTGCGGCAAAAGGTGCTCAAGGAGCGCCCGCTGATACACCACATCACCAATTTGGTTGTGACCAATCTGACCGCCAATGTTACCCTGGCCGTTGGAGCTTCACCGGTGATGGCCTATGCCCGGGAAGAAGTGGCTGATATGGCGCGCTTAGCCCGGGCCGTGGTGTTGAATATGGGGACGCTTACGGCAGAAGAAGTAGAAGCAATGCTGCTGGCGGGCCAGGCAGCCAATGCGGCAGGTATCCCTGTTATCTTCGACCCCGTCGGGGCGGGGGCCACGCCTTTTCGCACGGCGACTGCGCAGATGATAATCAGGGAATTGCGTATCGACATTTTGCGGGGCAATGCTTCGGAGATCGCTGCCGTCAGTGGTTTCGGCGGGCAGACTAAAGGTGTGGATGCCGGGGAAGTTTCCGTGCCCGTCAGCCAGATGGCCAGGCGGGTGGCGCGGGATTCAGGCGCCGTGGTTGTGGTAACGGGAGCCACCGATTACATCAGCGACGGAGAGCGATTGATTGCGGTGGACAACGGTCATGCCATGCTCACTACAGTGACTGGTACGGGCTGCTCCGCCACCAGTGTCATTGCCGCTTTCCGGGCGGTGGAAGCCGACGGCGTAACGGCCGGTGCAGCAGCCCTCGCTTATTACGGCCTGGCCGCCGAGCATGCCGCTGCCACCGGCCGTGGACCGGCGAGCTTTCAGGCAGCCCTTTTGGATGCCCTGTATAATTTGGAAGGGGAAGAACTGGCCCGGGGTGTTAAAATACGGGAACTGTAA
- a CDS encoding penicillin-binding transpeptidase domain-containing protein, with protein sequence MTPPKTSFSRRMGILLLMVLLAFSYLIVRLFLVQIVWGGHLRQEATNIRTRDIILQPNRGNIYDRHHNLLVTSIPSYSVYAHPDQIKDPGSIADKVAAILGIRREEIYEKLAARGPFVWLQHGVEFDRAKKLQGISGLGFVESSARFYKQGNLAAALLGFVGDDNQGLNGLEKSYDRELRGTPGKMVLEIDAQGRQIPQSAVLVKRSEAGNNLVLTLDQTIQYYVERELDRIVSTYQPKWAAILVMDPKTGEILGMGDRPTFDPSRWQKFPREVWEKNPVTLYTYEPGSTFKMIVAAAALEEGVVRPTDWFNDPGYAVVNGRRIYCWDRKGHGPQSFAQAVGNSCNPVFVQVGLRLGKERFYKYVRGFGFGTPTGIDLPGEESGVVLPEQKASELDLATMAIGQSIAVTPIQLLTAVSAIANGGYLMQPHVVRAVEDASGKTIREISPRVIRQVISRETARQLSGLLEKVVLEGTGKRALVEGYRVAGKTGTAQVPGPGGYVEGKYVASFAGFAPADDPRIAVLVVVGEPRGQEYHGGEVAAPAFGAVVRDTLRYLGVPETPGRKSQDAPPEQDELVVVPNVVGFPVADARWLLEERGLRSWSSGKTGLVTGQEPSAGKRVPPGTTVSLQIAASKAPERLVVPDLSGLTVKKAGSILEELGLKFKASGSGVAVRQRPEAGSRVAPGTTVFVEFAPP encoded by the coding sequence TTGACTCCTCCTAAAACTTCCTTTTCCCGGCGCATGGGTATTCTCCTCCTGATGGTGCTGCTGGCCTTTAGCTACCTGATCGTGCGCCTCTTCCTGGTTCAGATCGTATGGGGAGGGCATTTGCGCCAGGAAGCAACCAATATTCGTACCCGGGATATTATCCTGCAACCCAACCGGGGAAACATCTATGACCGCCATCACAATCTCCTGGTCACCAGCATTCCCTCTTATTCCGTTTATGCCCATCCCGATCAGATAAAGGATCCCGGGAGTATTGCGGATAAGGTTGCGGCTATTTTGGGTATCCGGCGTGAAGAAATATATGAAAAACTGGCCGCCCGGGGACCCTTTGTCTGGTTGCAACACGGTGTGGAATTCGACCGGGCCAAAAAGCTGCAGGGAATCAGCGGCCTTGGTTTTGTTGAATCCAGTGCCCGTTTTTACAAGCAGGGTAACCTCGCTGCGGCCCTGCTGGGTTTTGTGGGGGATGATAACCAGGGTCTTAATGGCCTGGAGAAAAGTTATGACAGGGAATTGCGGGGAACGCCGGGAAAAATGGTGCTGGAAATTGACGCCCAGGGCCGTCAGATCCCCCAGAGTGCGGTGTTAGTGAAGCGCTCGGAAGCGGGAAACAACCTGGTACTCACCCTGGATCAGACCATCCAGTACTATGTGGAGCGGGAGCTGGACAGGATTGTTTCTACTTACCAGCCGAAGTGGGCGGCCATTCTGGTCATGGACCCCAAAACGGGAGAGATTCTGGGCATGGGCGACCGGCCCACCTTTGACCCCTCCCGGTGGCAGAAGTTTCCCCGGGAAGTTTGGGAAAAAAATCCGGTCACCCTCTATACCTATGAACCCGGTTCAACCTTCAAGATGATTGTCGCGGCGGCAGCCCTGGAGGAGGGGGTGGTGCGGCCCACGGACTGGTTTAATGATCCGGGTTATGCCGTGGTTAATGGGCGGCGGATTTACTGCTGGGATCGCAAGGGTCACGGACCGCAGTCTTTTGCTCAGGCTGTGGGAAACTCCTGCAACCCGGTTTTCGTCCAGGTAGGGCTAAGGCTGGGCAAGGAGAGGTTTTATAAATACGTCCGGGGTTTTGGTTTTGGCACCCCCACGGGCATTGATTTGCCCGGCGAGGAATCGGGAGTAGTGTTACCTGAACAAAAGGCCTCGGAGCTGGACCTGGCTACCATGGCCATCGGGCAATCCATCGCGGTTACGCCCATCCAGCTTTTAACTGCCGTTTCGGCCATAGCCAACGGGGGTTACCTCATGCAGCCCCATGTGGTCAGGGCCGTGGAGGATGCTTCGGGAAAAACTATCCGTGAAATATCCCCCCGGGTAATCCGGCAGGTTATCTCCAGGGAAACCGCCCGGCAGCTGTCCGGGTTATTAGAAAAGGTGGTTCTGGAAGGAACAGGCAAGCGGGCTCTGGTGGAAGGCTACAGGGTAGCGGGGAAGACAGGTACCGCCCAGGTACCCGGCCCGGGCGGTTATGTGGAGGGGAAGTATGTGGCCTCCTTTGCCGGTTTCGCTCCTGCCGATGATCCCCGCATTGCCGTCCTGGTGGTGGTCGGCGAACCCCGGGGGCAGGAATATCATGGGGGTGAGGTGGCCGCCCCGGCCTTTGGCGCCGTTGTAAGGGACACTTTGCGTTACCTTGGGGTGCCCGAAACTCCCGGACGGAAGAGCCAGGATGCTCCCCCGGAGCAGGATGAACTGGTTGTCGTACCCAATGTGGTCGGCTTTCCAGTGGCCGACGCCCGCTGGCTACTGGAGGAACGGGGATTGCGGTCGTGGTCTTCCGGAAAAACGGGCCTGGTGACCGGCCAGGAGCCATCGGCAGGCAAACGCGTTCCCCCGGGTACCACGGTTAGTTTACAAATTGCTGCCAGCAAGGCTCCGGAACGGCTGGTTGTTCCCGATTTGTCCGGGCTTACGGTAAAAAAGGCGGGCTCAATCCTGGAGGAGTTGGGTTTAAAATTCAAAGCCTCGGGGAGCGGTGTGGCCGTCAGGCAACGTCCTGAGGCGGGCAGCCGCGTGGCTCCGGGAACCACGGTTTTCGTGGAATTCGCCCCTCCCTAG
- the cobC gene encoding alpha-ribazole phosphatase — protein sequence MSCRIYLVRHGETIWNAELRFQGHSDIALSPRGLEQARALARRLRGENFSAFYASDLQRALNTARILAEPHGLPVVPLKALREINFGAWEGLTVAEIKARYPRELQQWWHYPLYTRIPGGETLAEVVERVTLAVREIVEKTPTGQVVVVCHGGCIRTLVGTVLGMDLNQYWRLGVNNACLSILEFPTWEKGILTLFNDCSHLEKGGR from the coding sequence ATGAGCTGCCGCATTTATCTGGTCAGGCACGGCGAAACAATCTGGAACGCAGAGTTAAGATTTCAAGGCCACAGCGACATCGCCCTTTCCCCGCGGGGGCTGGAGCAGGCCCGGGCGCTGGCCCGGCGTTTGCGCGGGGAAAATTTCAGTGCCTTTTACGCCAGCGACCTCCAGCGCGCATTGAACACGGCCCGCATTCTGGCGGAACCTCACGGTTTGCCCGTCGTGCCCTTGAAGGCTCTGCGGGAAATTAACTTCGGCGCCTGGGAAGGACTCACGGTGGCGGAAATTAAAGCCCGCTATCCCCGGGAGCTGCAACAGTGGTGGCATTACCCTTTGTACACGCGCATTCCCGGGGGGGAAACCCTGGCGGAGGTGGTGGAGAGGGTCACCCTGGCGGTGCGGGAGATAGTGGAAAAAACCCCTACCGGCCAGGTAGTGGTTGTCTGCCATGGGGGCTGTATTCGGACGCTGGTGGGTACGGTTTTAGGAATGGATTTAAATCAATACTGGCGTCTGGGAGTCAATAATGCATGCCTGTCTATCCTGGAATTTCCCACCTGGGAGAAGGGAATTTTAACCCTGTTTAACGATTGCAGTCATCTGGAAAAGGGAGGGCGTTAA
- the cobD gene encoding threonine-phosphate decarboxylase CobD, with translation MMSLDDKIEKDYQSVPPHGGNLVRAAMEYGLAPQDFLDFSANINPLGPSPSVLEALKANLWQICHYPDPDCRELKSALAEHLGVDTRCLLVGNGASELIYLLARVFSFRRVLIPAPTFSEYALAVKAAGGEVNYVFLDPSAGFPFPLEEVLRQLPEVDALFLCNPNNPTGGLVPRRELEALLEAAAAYRAMVIIDEAFMDFVADPQSHTLLFLAGRHPRLILLYSLTKILAIPGLRLGVLAARPDVVRALDRARDPWSVNALAQVAGVAGLQDREYIEATRDMVAREREFLFRELSSLPGLRPFPGAANFLLVDITNTRFTAGELVRQLGRRGILVRNCANFPGLSEGYIRVAVRRRKENLRLLEALREVL, from the coding sequence ATGATGAGCCTTGATGATAAAATAGAAAAGGACTACCAGTCCGTTCCCCCCCATGGCGGCAACCTGGTGCGGGCGGCCATGGAATACGGGCTTGCGCCGCAAGATTTTCTGGATTTTAGCGCCAATATCAATCCCCTGGGCCCCAGCCCGTCAGTTCTGGAAGCCCTTAAGGCTAATCTCTGGCAAATCTGCCATTACCCGGATCCTGATTGCCGGGAGTTAAAAAGTGCCCTGGCGGAGCACCTTGGTGTGGATACCCGGTGCCTTCTGGTGGGAAACGGCGCCAGCGAGTTAATTTACCTGCTGGCCCGGGTTTTTTCCTTCCGCCGGGTGCTCATTCCTGCCCCTACCTTTAGCGAATATGCCCTGGCCGTAAAGGCTGCCGGGGGGGAGGTCAATTATGTTTTTCTGGATCCCTCCGCGGGTTTTCCTTTCCCCCTGGAGGAAGTGTTAAGGCAACTGCCGGAGGTGGATGCTCTTTTTTTATGCAACCCCAATAACCCTACCGGGGGGCTTGTTCCCCGCCGGGAACTGGAGGCTTTGCTGGAAGCGGCTGCGGCATACAGGGCCATGGTGATTATTGACGAAGCTTTTATGGACTTTGTGGCCGATCCCCAAAGCCATACTTTGCTTTTCCTGGCGGGCCGGCACCCCCGTTTAATCCTGCTTTATTCTTTGACCAAGATTCTGGCCATTCCCGGTTTGCGCCTGGGGGTGCTGGCGGCACGGCCCGACGTGGTTCGGGCCCTGGACCGGGCAAGGGACCCCTGGAGCGTCAATGCCCTGGCCCAGGTGGCCGGAGTGGCCGGACTGCAGGACAGGGAATACATTGAAGCTACCCGGGATATGGTGGCCCGGGAGCGGGAATTCCTGTTCCGGGAACTTTCCTCTTTGCCCGGTCTGCGTCCTTTCCCCGGAGCGGCCAATTTCTTGCTGGTGGATATAACTAACACTCGCTTTACGGCGGGGGAACTGGTCCGCCAACTGGGACGCCGGGGAATCCTGGTGCGTAACTGTGCCAACTTTCCCGGCCTGTCGGAGGGATACATTCGAGTTGCCGTAAGGAGGCGCAAGGAAAACTTGCGCCTCCTGGAAGCACTGCGCGAGGTACTTTAG
- the cobS gene encoding adenosylcobinamide-GDP ribazoletransferase, with protein MLKTLAMALQFLTRFYVYRGEFDELAYGRAPVFFPLVGLFLGAAWTVLYFGLSPFFPPAVTAALLVLGMVAFSGGLHLDGFMDTMDGIFSGRSREKMLEIMRDSRVGAFGVIGLACLLLLKFALLFSLPREVLPRLLLIVPAISRWGMVYAIARFPYARPQGLGLLQVRHTRGRELALASLFVLVAAVLGGPVGLVLLFVSLLLVHGLGFYLTVRLGGLTGDTYGAINEILEVFLLLAAYPLSSYLPVTFW; from the coding sequence ATGCTGAAAACCCTGGCCATGGCCCTGCAATTTCTGACCCGTTTTTACGTTTACCGGGGTGAGTTTGATGAGCTGGCCTACGGGCGGGCCCCCGTGTTTTTCCCCCTGGTGGGCCTTTTCCTGGGCGCGGCCTGGACAGTCCTTTATTTTGGTCTTTCTCCCTTCTTCCCGCCGGCAGTCACCGCCGCCCTTCTGGTGCTGGGCATGGTTGCATTCAGCGGGGGGTTGCACCTGGACGGGTTTATGGATACCATGGACGGCATCTTCAGCGGGCGGTCCAGGGAAAAAATGTTGGAAATTATGCGGGACAGCCGGGTGGGAGCCTTCGGCGTGATCGGGCTGGCCTGTTTATTGTTGCTCAAGTTTGCGCTGCTTTTCAGCCTGCCCCGGGAAGTTTTGCCCCGCTTGCTGTTGATCGTCCCGGCCATCAGCCGTTGGGGGATGGTTTATGCCATTGCCCGCTTTCCCTATGCCCGGCCGCAGGGCCTTGGCCTTTTGCAGGTCCGCCATACCCGGGGGCGTGAACTGGCCCTGGCCTCCCTTTTTGTCCTGGTAGCAGCCGTACTGGGGGGACCGGTGGGCCTGGTTCTGCTGTTTGTTTCCCTTTTACTGGTGCACGGGCTTGGCTTCTATCTCACCGTCCGGTTGGGCGGCCTAACCGGGGATACCTACGGGGCCATCAATGAAATTCTGGAAGTGTTCTTACTGCTGGCGGCATATCCTTTAAGCAGTTACCTTCCAGTAACTTTTTGGTAG
- a CDS encoding cobyrinate a,c-diamide synthase, which yields MKIPRLLIAATHSGAGKTTLATALMAAFTRAGFAVQPFKVGPDYIDPGYHTAATGRISRNLDTFFLGTAGVREVFARAASGADLCIIEGVMGLYDGKGATERGSSAEVAKALEAPVLLVVNARSMSRSAAALVLGYRLFDPRVRLAGVLLNRVGGPRHYVMLKEAIEKQAGVPVLGWVGRREEISLPHRHLGLLPAVEKNALADHLERLVAVLEEGVDLFRLLETARAAPLLPETTRKIFPAAPLPSRVRLGVVRDAAFNFYYQDGLELLAALGAEIVFVSALADPALPPELDGLYIGGGFPEMFLEKLAANKGFLESLRRAFHRGMPVYAECGGLMYLCRAICDFEGREYPMAGLLPGVCRMHSRRVALGYCEARVLADNILAPAGTRLVGHEFHYSSIEGMPRDFPRAYALYREGDREGVLDGYVHGNLLASYLHLHFASCPEVARRFIDRCEDYKRQRVMGC from the coding sequence TTGAAGATCCCGCGCCTTTTGATTGCCGCCACCCACAGCGGGGCCGGCAAAACCACCCTGGCCACGGCTCTGATGGCCGCTTTTACCCGGGCGGGTTTTGCCGTCCAGCCTTTCAAGGTGGGCCCGGATTATATTGATCCCGGCTACCACACTGCGGCCACGGGACGGATTTCCCGCAATTTGGATACCTTTTTTTTGGGGACGGCCGGAGTACGGGAGGTGTTTGCCCGCGCCGCTTCGGGGGCAGACCTCTGTATAATCGAAGGGGTCATGGGTCTTTACGACGGCAAAGGGGCTACGGAGCGGGGCAGTTCGGCGGAGGTGGCTAAAGCCCTCGAGGCTCCGGTTTTGCTGGTGGTGAATGCCCGATCCATGTCCCGCAGTGCAGCCGCCCTGGTTCTGGGCTACCGCCTTTTTGATCCCCGGGTGCGGTTGGCCGGAGTGCTGCTCAACCGGGTGGGCGGCCCCCGGCACTACGTCATGCTCAAGGAGGCCATTGAAAAACAGGCTGGTGTTCCCGTGCTGGGCTGGGTTGGCCGCCGGGAGGAAATATCCCTTCCCCACCGGCACCTGGGTCTTTTGCCGGCGGTGGAAAAGAACGCCCTGGCTGATCACTTGGAGCGGCTGGTGGCGGTCCTGGAGGAAGGGGTCGATCTCTTCCGCCTGCTGGAAACAGCCCGGGCGGCGCCGCTGCTGCCCGAAACCACGCGGAAAATTTTCCCTGCCGCACCCCTGCCCTCCCGGGTGCGCCTGGGGGTAGTAAGGGACGCCGCCTTTAACTTTTACTACCAGGATGGGCTGGAGCTCCTGGCTGCTCTAGGAGCGGAAATCGTTTTTGTCAGCGCCCTTGCCGATCCGGCTTTACCCCCGGAGCTGGACGGCCTGTACATTGGCGGCGGTTTTCCGGAAATGTTTTTAGAAAAGCTGGCGGCCAACAAAGGGTTCCTGGAAAGTTTGCGCCGGGCTTTTCACCGGGGTATGCCCGTCTATGCGGAGTGCGGCGGGTTGATGTATCTTTGCCGGGCCATTTGCGATTTTGAAGGCCGGGAGTATCCCATGGCCGGCTTGCTGCCGGGAGTATGTCGCATGCATTCCCGGCGGGTGGCCCTGGGATACTGTGAAGCCCGGGTACTGGCCGATAATATCCTGGCCCCGGCGGGAACAAGGCTGGTGGGCCACGAATTTCACTATTCTTCCATAGAGGGCATGCCCCGGGATTTCCCCCGGGCTTATGCGCTTTACCGGGAAGGGGATCGGGAGGGGGTGCTGGATGGCTATGTCCATGGCAACCTTTTGGCCTCCTACCTGCACCTGCACTTTGCCTCCTGCCCGGAAGTTGCCCGGCGATTTATTGACCGTTGCGAAGATTATAAAAGGCAGAGGGTGATGGGATGCTGA
- the cbiB gene encoding adenosylcobinamide-phosphate synthase CbiB, whose translation MLVVVAAYMLDLLVGDPRWLPHPVVIIGKVIAGLEKFLRRVAGSPLSLRIAGVVLAAVVVGSSYLAAHFLIRLAALVHPWLALGLEVWLIATTFAVRGLAGAARDVLLPLSRGDLDLARQQVGFIVGRDTHAMDAREMTRATVETVAENIVDGFVSPLFYALIGGAPLAVAYRAVNTLDSMVGYRNDLYRDLGWASARLDDVANFLPARWTGLLLVAAAWLSGRRAGEAWQVMRKDARRHPSPNSGIPEAAMAGALGVRLGGLNYYGGQASFRAYLNESGHPPLIDHIRQAVDMLYLTAALAVINGLAVKLVFCSLL comes from the coding sequence ATGCTCGTAGTAGTTGCTGCTTATATGCTGGATCTGCTGGTGGGAGACCCCCGCTGGCTTCCCCACCCGGTAGTGATTATAGGCAAAGTCATTGCCGGTTTGGAAAAATTCTTGCGCCGGGTAGCCGGGAGTCCCCTTTCCCTGCGGATCGCCGGGGTGGTCCTGGCAGCCGTGGTGGTGGGGAGCAGTTACCTGGCTGCGCACTTTTTGATCCGCCTGGCTGCCCTGGTGCACCCCTGGTTGGCCCTGGGGCTGGAGGTCTGGCTCATTGCCACCACCTTTGCCGTCCGGGGGCTGGCCGGGGCGGCCCGGGATGTACTGCTCCCCCTGTCCCGGGGCGATCTGGACCTGGCCCGCCAGCAGGTAGGCTTTATAGTCGGTAGGGATACGCACGCCATGGATGCCCGGGAAATGACCCGGGCTACGGTGGAAACGGTGGCTGAAAACATTGTCGATGGTTTTGTATCCCCCCTCTTTTACGCCCTCATTGGCGGAGCGCCCCTGGCCGTGGCCTACCGGGCGGTGAATACCCTTGACTCCATGGTAGGCTACCGAAACGACCTGTACCGGGATCTGGGCTGGGCCTCGGCCCGCCTGGATGATGTGGCCAATTTTTTGCCTGCCCGCTGGACCGGGTTGTTGCTGGTGGCGGCAGCCTGGCTTTCCGGGCGCCGGGCCGGGGAGGCCTGGCAGGTTATGAGAAAAGATGCCCGGCGTCATCCCAGCCCCAACAGCGGCATTCCCGAGGCAGCCATGGCCGGCGCCCTGGGGGTACGCCTCGGCGGGCTGAACTATTATGGCGGGCAGGCTTCCTTTCGAGCCTATTTAAACGAATCCGGCCACCCGCCGCTGATAGATCACATCCGCCAGGCGGTGGACATGCTCTACCTTACCGCCGCCCTGGCCGTAATAAACGGCCTGGCGGTGAAGTTGGTCTTTTGCTCACTTTTATAA
- a CDS encoding cobyric acid synthase, with protein MLARTIMVQGTASHVGKSVLVAALCRIFYQDGYRVAPFKSQNMALNSFVTRDGGEMGRAQVVQAEAAGIEPHVDMNPILLKPTGQASSQVIVLGRPVGNLSAREYHNGYAQKAWEIICQALDRLRRCYEIVAIEGAGSPAEVNLQATEIVNMRVARLAGAPVLLAADIDKGGALAAVVGTLELLPEEDRRRVAGIIINKFRGDLKLFQPAVDFLEAKTGIPVVGVVPYFEGFRVQEEDTVSEETLRRSRTSSRREVEIAVIHLPHISNFTDFDPLEDEPDVNVRYIGKGTPLGRPDLIILPGSKNTIEDLVSLKRSGLAGEICRLAREGVPVIGICGGFQMLGKELADPYHTESSIPRIEGLGLLDISTAFEPEKVTTQVEATVTGRGPLLSPARGQRVVGYEIHMGRTRLGPGAVPAFHIHRRSGEAVDCPDGAQDEQGLVFGTYIHGLFDDDGFRRQLLNALRLRKGLAPLEQGGTSHLEQRERDYDRLAAVVRGSLDMGRIYQFLGLPGPKTRGSMAGAV; from the coding sequence ATGCTGGCCAGGACCATTATGGTGCAGGGAACCGCTTCACACGTGGGCAAAAGTGTCCTGGTGGCCGCCCTTTGTCGTATCTTTTACCAGGATGGCTATCGTGTGGCTCCGTTTAAGTCCCAGAACATGGCCCTGAACTCTTTTGTAACCCGGGATGGGGGTGAAATGGGCCGGGCTCAGGTGGTGCAGGCCGAGGCTGCCGGGATAGAACCGCATGTGGACATGAACCCCATTTTGCTCAAGCCCACGGGGCAGGCCTCCTCCCAGGTGATCGTCCTGGGCCGGCCGGTAGGAAACCTTTCCGCCCGGGAATATCATAACGGCTATGCCCAAAAGGCATGGGAAATTATATGCCAGGCCCTGGACCGGCTGCGCCGGTGTTACGAGATCGTGGCCATTGAAGGTGCCGGAAGCCCGGCCGAGGTCAACCTCCAGGCTACGGAAATTGTGAACATGCGGGTGGCCCGGCTGGCGGGGGCGCCGGTACTGCTTGCCGCCGATATAGACAAGGGTGGCGCCCTGGCCGCAGTGGTTGGCACCCTGGAATTGCTTCCGGAAGAGGATCGGCGGCGGGTAGCGGGGATCATTATCAATAAGTTTCGCGGGGATTTAAAACTCTTCCAGCCGGCGGTGGACTTCCTGGAAGCAAAAACAGGGATACCGGTGGTGGGGGTGGTTCCCTATTTTGAAGGTTTCCGGGTGCAGGAAGAGGATACGGTTTCCGAGGAAACCCTGCGCAGAAGCCGGACGTCTTCCAGGCGGGAAGTAGAAATTGCCGTCATTCACCTGCCCCATATTTCCAATTTTACTGATTTTGATCCCCTGGAGGACGAGCCCGATGTGAATGTGCGTTATATTGGGAAAGGAACTCCTTTGGGACGGCCGGATCTGATCATCCTTCCCGGAAGCAAAAACACCATTGAGGATCTGGTTTCTTTGAAGCGATCGGGCCTGGCCGGCGAAATATGCCGGTTGGCCCGGGAAGGAGTACCGGTAATCGGCATCTGCGGCGGCTTCCAGATGCTGGGCAAAGAGCTGGCCGATCCCTATCACACCGAGTCCAGCATTCCCAGAATAGAAGGACTGGGATTGCTGGATATCAGCACCGCCTTTGAGCCGGAAAAGGTGACCACCCAGGTGGAGGCCACAGTCACCGGCAGGGGCCCCCTTTTATCACCGGCCCGGGGACAGAGGGTAGTAGGTTACGAGATTCACATGGGGCGCACCCGACTGGGGCCCGGGGCTGTACCGGCCTTTCACATTCACCGGCGTTCCGGGGAAGCGGTGGACTGCCCGGACGGGGCGCAGGACGAGCAGGGGCTGGTCTTTGGCACCTATATCCACGGCCTGTTTGACGACGATGGGTTCCGCCGGCAGCTGCTCAATGCCCTGAGATTAAGGAAGGGGCTGGCTCCCCTGGAGCAGGGAGGTACCAGCCACCTGGAGCAGCGGGAACGGGATTATGACCGGTTGGCCGCTGTAGTGCGGGGAAGCCTGGATATGGGCAGGATTTACCAGTTCCTCGGTTTACCGGGACCCAAGACCAGGGGCTCCATGGCCGGGGCGGTATGA
- the cobU gene encoding bifunctional adenosylcobinamide kinase/adenosylcobinamide-phosphate guanylyltransferase codes for MALVLVLGGARSGKSSFAEKLAASNGSRVVYVATAAAGDDEMARRIANHRRRRPAGWLTVEETHRLERVIREYERKAGVLLIDCVTMWVTNLLLDESLPASGGAVEDKESFILEQARQLGGTAAASPARVIMVANEVGLGLVPDNALGRSFRDVAGRVNQILAREAEEVYLVVAGLPVEIKSLVFKRR; via the coding sequence ATGGCTCTGGTGCTTGTTCTTGGCGGTGCCAGGAGCGGCAAGAGCAGTTTTGCCGAAAAACTGGCCGCATCAAACGGTTCAAGGGTTGTTTATGTAGCTACGGCAGCCGCCGGCGACGATGAAATGGCCCGGCGGATCGCTAATCATCGCCGGCGCCGCCCTGCCGGATGGCTTACTGTAGAAGAAACCCACCGGCTGGAAAGGGTGATCAGGGAATACGAAAGAAAAGCAGGCGTCCTTTTAATCGACTGTGTGACCATGTGGGTTACCAATCTCTTGCTGGATGAGAGCCTGCCCGCCTCCGGCGGTGCGGTGGAAGACAAAGAAAGTTTTATCCTGGAACAGGCCCGGCAATTGGGCGGAACGGCAGCAGCCTCCCCGGCCCGGGTAATTATGGTAGCCAATGAGGTGGGATTGGGCCTGGTGCCGGACAATGCCCTGGGCCGTTCGTTTCGCGATGTGGCGGGGCGGGTAAACCAGATCCTGGCCCGGGAGGCGGAGGAGGTTTACCTGGTGGTGGCCGGTTTGCCCGTGGAGATCAAATCCCTGGTATTTAAAAGGAGGTAG
- a CDS encoding DUF3842 family protein, with product MRIAVVDGQGGGIGKHIMERLRRELPEDVDILALGTNALATSVMLRAGANEGATGENAVIYNAPRVDLIVGPVNILFPHAMMGELTPAMAAALAASPAKKILLPLVRGSVELVGLRTEPLPHLIEELVQRVKEYVEKF from the coding sequence ATGCGTATTGCTGTAGTGGACGGGCAGGGCGGCGGTATTGGCAAGCATATCATGGAAAGGTTGCGCCGGGAATTGCCCGAGGATGTGGATATTCTGGCCCTGGGAACCAATGCCCTGGCTACTTCGGTGATGCTCCGGGCCGGTGCCAACGAGGGAGCCACCGGCGAAAATGCGGTAATTTACAATGCGCCCCGGGTGGACCTGATCGTGGGTCCGGTAAATATTCTTTTCCCCCACGCCATGATGGGGGAGTTAACACCGGCCATGGCCGCGGCCCTCGCCGCGAGCCCGGCAAAAAAAATTTTGTTGCCCCTGGTACGGGGGTCCGTAGAACTGGTGGGATTGCGTACCGAACCCCTGCCCCACCTGATCGAAGAATTGGTCCAGCGCGTAAAGGAATACGTAGAAAAATTTTAA